The following coding sequences are from one Alosa alosa isolate M-15738 ecotype Scorff River chromosome 3, AALO_Geno_1.1, whole genome shotgun sequence window:
- the dnajc15 gene encoding dnaJ homolog subfamily C member 15, which produces MESDMLKSAEYASMRPETDIDKQLGRTLIAVGLGVAAVSFAGRYAFQLWKPLGQVISETAKKIPTSSFSTYYKGGFEQKMTKREASLILGISPTSTKAKLRESHRRIMVLNHPDKGGSPYLAAKVNEAKDLLESGLRG; this is translated from the exons ATGGAGTCTGACATGCTAAAATCTGCAGAATATGCATCTATGCGCCCCGAAACTGACATCGACAAACAACTG GGTAGAACTCTTATAGCTGTCGGGTTGGGTGTTGCAGCCGTGAGCTTTGCAG GTCGTTATGCATTCCAGTTGTGGAAGCCTCTAGGACAAGTCATCTCAGAAACGGCCAAAAAAATTCCCACTTCT TCATTCTCTACATACTACAAAGGAGGGTTTGAGCAGAAGATGACTAAGCGTGAAGCCAGCCTCATCCTTGGTATTAG TCCAACTTCCACAAAAGCAAAGTTGCGAGAATCTCACAGGAGGATCATGGTCCTGAATCACCCAGACAAAG gtgGATCTCCCTATTTGGCAGCAAAAGTCAATGAAGCAAAAGACCTCCTTGAGTCAGGCCTACGTGGTTGA